One window from the genome of Nomascus leucogenys isolate Asia chromosome 12, Asia_NLE_v1, whole genome shotgun sequence encodes:
- the INKA2 gene encoding PAK4-inhibitor INKA2: protein MTMESREMDCYLRRLKQELMSMKEVGDGLQDQMNCMMGALQELKLLQVQTALEQLEISGGGPVPGSPEGPRTQREHPCWEGGRGPARPTVCSPSSQPSLGSSTKFPSHRSVCGRDLAPLPRTQPHQSCAQQGPERVEPDDWTSTLMSRGRNRQPLVLGDNVFADLVGNWLDLPELEKVGEKGEIGGAREPKGEKGQPQELGRRFALTANIFKKFLRSVRPDRDRLLKEKPGWVTPMVPEPRTGRSQKVKKRSLSKGSGHFPFPGTGEHRRGENPPTSCPKALEPSPSGFDINTAVWV, encoded by the exons ATGACGATGGAGAGCAGGGAAATGGACTGCTATCTCCGTCGCCTCAAACAGGAGCTG ATGTCCATGAAGGAGGTGGGTGATGGCTTACAGGATCAGATGAACTGCATGATGGGTGCACTGCAAGAACTGAAGCTCCTCCAGGTGCAGACAGCACTGGAACAGCTGGAGATCTCTGGAGGGGGTCCTGTGCCGGGCAGCCCTGAAGGTCCCAGGACCCAGCGTGAGCACCCTTGTTGGGAGGGTGGCAGAGGTCCTGCCAGGCCCACAGTCTGTTCCCCCTCCAGTCAACCTTCTCTTGGCAGCAGCACCAAGTTTCCATCCCATAGGAGTGTCTGTGGAAGGGATTTAGCCCCCTTGCCCAGGACACAGCCACATCAAAGCTGTGCTCAGCAGGGGCCAGAGCGAGTGGAACCGGATGACTGGACCTCCACGTTGATGTCCCGGGGCCGGAATCGACAGCCTCTGGTGTTAGGGGACAACGTTTTTGCAGACCTGGTGGGCAATTGGCTAGACTTGCCAGAACTGGAGAAGGTGGGGGAGAAGGGTGAGATTGGAGGGGCACGTGAACCCAAAGGAGAGAAAGGCCAGCCCCAGGAGCTGGGCCGCAGGTTTGCCCTGACAGCAAACATCTTTAAGAAGTTCTTGCGTAGTGTGCGGCCTGACCGTGACCGGCTGCTGAAGGAGAAACCAGGCTGGGTGACACCCATGGTCCCTGAGCCCCGAACCGGCCGCTCACAGAAGGTCAAGAAGCGGAGCCTTTCCAAGGGCTCTGGACATTTCCCCTTCCCAGGCACCGGAGAGCACAGGCGAGGGGAGAATCCCCCCACAAGCTGCCCCAAGGCCCTGGAGCCCTCACCCTCAGGATTTGATATTAACACAGCTGTTTGGGTCTGA